The Orcinus orca chromosome 4, mOrcOrc1.1, whole genome shotgun sequence genome includes a region encoding these proteins:
- the ZFYVE28 gene encoding lateral signaling target protein 2 homolog isoform X3: MGHGQPGAAELRGDRSVVESRRRVWRSDPQLLAQFYHADEELSQVAAELDSLDGRKDPQRCTLLVSQFRSCQDNVLNIINQIMDVCIPQDRAPRDFCVKFPEEIRHDNLAGQLWFGAECLAAGSIIMNRELESMAMRPLAKELTRSLEDVRGALRDQALRDLNTYTEKMREALRHFDVLFAEFELSYVSAMVPVKSPREYYVQQEVIVLFCETVERALDFGYLTQDMIDDYEPALMFTIPRLAIVCGLVVYADGPLNLDRKAEDMSELFRPFHTLLRKIRDLLRTLTEEELHTLERNLCISQDVEFPIRADTPVPPALEPALPAPLGPAEPRHAEAELACSVQDDDQELEQLSRMVHRAGDAMSSLLSPPNACQSPAHGPGAERGALGQASPGGPRLPPGSDEEEGRVFFMEDVDGAAEPPGGRCGRAGGPQERGRGGESRGAGAGAAAAAETEDLSGSTGVQGDQTRAVGPGSCSCPDSQPQLDGWEASAEDAQTAELIAHRTGGMKLSATVIFNPKSPSSLDSALANPEVLGDGVSPGEPAAEGTEGGPHKLSATAANSLLNSCVCCRGCAGSREDAAESLRGKCGSGSVIRSSYVGSAKACAKGSAAGLLEVRPDPEALPTALGVPDPGPSEDAPGGQEPKAPTSDKCLAHTSGPQVDAADGLPGGGGGASEQKEAEARQPSEAGEESRRGGAAGEEAQHLPGSRFKPNIIMSSGMNSCPQPKERLPPSGPPAQWPRVDW, encoded by the exons CGGTCGGACCCGCAGCTGCTGGCGCAGTTCTACCACGCGGACGAGGAGCTGAGCCAGGTGGCGGCCGAGCTGGACAGTCTGGACGGGCGGAAGGACCCCCAGCGCTGCACGCTGCTCGTCAGCCAGTTCCGCTCCTGCCAG GACAACGTGTTAAACATCATTAACCAGATCATGGATGTGTGCATCCCCCAGGACCGCGCCCCACGGGATTTCTGTGTCAAGTTCCCCGAGGAAATCCGGCACGACAACCTGGCCGGCCAGCTCTGGTTTGGCGCCGAG TGCCTGGCCGCTGGCTCCATCATCATGAACCGCGAGCTGGAGAGCATGGCCATGCGGCCGCTGGCCAAGGAGCTGACCCGCAGCCTGGAGGACGTGCGCGGCGCCCTCCGCGACCAGGCGCTGCGGGACCTCAACACCTACACGGAGAAGATGCGGGAGGCGCTGAGGCACTTCGACGTGTTGTTCGCAGAGTTTGAGCTGAG CTACGTGTCGGCCATGGTGCCCGTGAAGTCCCCGCGGGAGTACTACGTGCAGCAGGAGGTCATCGTGCTGTTCTGTGAGACGGTGGAGAG GGCCCTGGACTTCGGGTACCTGACCCAGGACATGATTGATGACTACGAGCCAGCCCTCATGTTCACCATCCCCAGGTTGGCCATCGTGTG TGGCCTCGTGGTCTACGCGGATGGACCCCTGAACCTGGACCGCAAGGCAGAGGACATGTCCGAGCTCTTCCGGCCCTTCCACACGTTGCTGCGGAAAATCAG GGATTTGCTGCGGACCCTGACCGAGGAGGAGCTTCACACGCTGGAACGGAACCTCTGTATTTCCCAAGACGTGGAGTTCCCCATCCGGGCGGACACCCCGGTGCCCCCTGCCCTGGAGCCCGCCCTGCCCGCACCCCTCGGCCCGGCGGAGCCCAGGCACGCAGAGGCGGAGCTGGCGTGCTCCGTGCAGGACGACGACCAGGAGCTGGAGCAGCTCAGCCGAATGGTGCACAGGGCTGGGGACGCGATGTCCTCTCTCCTGTCCCCGCCCAATGCCTGCCAGTCCCCCGCGCACGGGCCGGGCGCCGAGCGCGGTGCCCTCGGGCAGGCATCCCCGGGCGGACCACGGCTGCCGCCGGGCAGCGAcgaagaggaggggagggtgttCTTCATGGAGGATGTGGACGGGGCGGCAGAGCCCCCGGGCGGCCGGTGTGGGCGGGCGGGCGGCCCCCAGGAGagagggcggggcggggagagCCGAGGGGCGGGGGCCGGAGCAGCCGCCGCAGCCGAGACGGAGGACCTGAGCGGCAGCACCGGCGTGCAGGGCGACCAGACACGGGCAGTGGGCCCTGGCTCCTGCAGCTGCCCGGACTCCCAGCCGCAGCTGGACGGCTGGGAGGCGAGTGCGGAGGACGCCCAGACGGCCGAGCTAATCGCCCACCGGACGGGGGGCATGAAGCTCTCGGCCACGGTCATCTTCAACCCCAAGTCGCCCAGCTCCCTGGACTCTGCCCTCGCCAACCCAGAAGTCCTCGGAGACGGCGTCTCCCCGGGGGAGCCGGCGGCCGAGGGGACGGAGGGCGGCCCCCACAAACTCAGCGCCACGGCTGCCAACAGCCTTCTGAACTCCTGCGTGTGCTGCAGGGGCTGTGCGGGCAGCAGGGAGGACGCGGCGGAGAGCCTGCGCGGCAAGTGCGGCTCGGGAAGCGTCATCCGCTCCTCTTACGTGGGCTCCGCCAAGGCCTGCGCCAAGGGCTCGGCCGCGGGGCTGCTGGAGGTCCGGCCTGACCCGGAGGCCTTGCCCACGGCGCTGGGCGTCCCAGACCCCGGGCCCTCTGAAGACGCCCCCGGCGGGCAGGAGCCCAAAGCCCCCACTTCCgacaagtgcctggcacacacctCAGGGCCCCAGGTGGACGCGGCAGACGGGCTGCCTGGAGGGGGCGGCGGAGCGAGTGAGCAAAAGGAGGCTGAGGCCCGGCAGCCCTCGGAGGCCGGGGAGGAGAGTCGGCGTGGAGGGGCGGCCGGGGAGGAGGCCCAGCACCTGCCGGGCTCCAG GTTCAAGCCCAACATCATAATGTCCAGCGGAATGAATTCTTGTCCACAACCTAAGGAGCGGCTTCCTCCCTCAGGGCCTCCAGCTCAGTGGCCCAGAGTTGATTG GTGA